In Anopheles arabiensis isolate DONGOLA chromosome 2, AaraD3, whole genome shotgun sequence, the genomic window ccagaggcgattccggagttggcttCGGAGCCGAGCGGACTCCGGAGCGAAATCAGttcgggaatctccatgagaatggatcttttacaagtaaatttggatttttgcagttatcaatacgtagtatgattggacccaaacgcctatttttatggcgatgccgattggtagccgattctaatttatgagccatttTCGACTCGAGagccgacttcgattccggaaccaaatccgattccggagccgattccggaatcaattctggagccgattccggaggcgattccgattccggaagcgattccgattccggagccgattccgaaatcaattctggagccgattccgattccggagtcgattccggaaccaattccggagtcgattccgattccggagccgattccggaatcgattccggaaactgattccggaccttctatccggaatcgattccagaaaactgcggagctagccggaatcgattccgacaaaaactacattttcccatcactaatctATACTATCGTATTCACAAGGCTTACCAATGTCATCCGATATAACTTCGACCTTTTGCACCGCTTTACTAGGCGATCCATCATCAGAATCGTTTAGCTTAACTCGCGTGCTCCAGGAACCGTCTTTGTGGAGCTGGATTTCGGTATCTTCGCTCGATAGTTTTGTCGAAACCAATACCTCTTGGAAGTAGCTGTTATGGACATTAAAAGCATACATTATCGTTTACGCATACAAAGAAGCAATCGTTTGcaattgtgcaaaaaaaactgtactACTTACCCATCGATAACAAGATTGTTGTATACCGCCGGTTTATCACACACGGGACAGTTCCATGTTGGCTTACGCTCATTCATTTGCAGATATAACGACGCATCGAAACACTGTAGATGGGAGCACGTCGATGAgctgagatagagagaaaaagataaaCACGTTAGAGCCCGGCAACTTGCTGGTTTTATCAACGGATCGGTTGTTACTGACCGGCAAGGTGTGGTCATGCGCATCTTTCCCAATGGGCAAATTAACGACACTTTTAGCATAGTGGTTGCAATTTCACAATCAGCATCTTCATTCAGCTTTTCTTTAactgaaattaaaacaaaaatgcataacATTATGTTCGgcaccaaacacaaaaaaaaaaaacaaaaaccaggcCGCATACTTAATGCTCGAGTGTAATCAGCCGCTTTGACGCCTTTAGTTTTCAGCCTTTGTAAGAGTTGAGCCGACGACAGCTTGCGCACTAAGTAGCATGCTACTGCATATCCGCGGTTGTACTCCGTGCACCAGGATACAGAGATGTGGTTGGCCACCGTCGGCGATAGCTTCACCTGCGCTGTTATGTTGACCGGTCGGGGTGGTCTTTTTGGTTCCACCCCTGGCTTGTTGGTGGGAATTGGattctaaaaagaaaaacaattatacataaaatacattaaaaaacacatacacacacacatgaaagcCCTTGATGGCGCTTGCGATCTTACCGGCAACGGGCACAGTTTGTTGTTCACCTTCAACACAATGTTGGGCGGAAAGTGATCGTCCTGCTCGCAGGTTGTTTCCAGCAGACAAAATCTAAGCTGAACCTGCACGTTATGCTCTATTTTGGCGGAATTGCTGATGTCACGGTTCAGCGCAATTTCGTTCGCCTGCTGCGGCGTCAGATGAAAGAAGTAGGAACCTTCCTGCACCCGCTGGGCAGTGTTGCTCGGTACCAGCGTGGCCGGCTTCAGCAGGGTGGCCATAACGTCGAAAAAGGCCAGCTTTTTCAGTTGCACATCGGGATGTATCGGGTAGTCGCCATACCCGGGCACGGCCATGCTGCCGTTGGCATGCACCTGCCCAACACGGTTGTCGGTCTGGACGGCGTTCGCGTACTGTTGCTGATACATGGCCGTACCGGTGCGCGCACTGGTCGTCGTGCTGTGGCTCACAACGGTACCGTTGTTGGCACCACCGGCAATATGTCCGCCGGACGCTAGCAGCGACTGTACGGCGAGCGGGTTGGTTTCGACCGGCTGTAGCACGACCTGTGGCAGCAGCGACTGGTCGCCCGCACCACTGCCTGATGTGCTGGTCGTGGACGACGTCAATAGTTCCTGGGCCTCCTGCTGACTGAAACGACCAGGTACACGATAGTTCGGTTAGATAAGCTGCAcatcaccaacaacaacaacaacaacaataatcgTATAAAGCAAACGTACGCCTTTCGATGCAATTCACGCACTCGATGCTTCAGTACTTGAACGTTCTGCCGAACTAGATTCAGAGCACGATCAACTAGATCCGATTTGCGACCACTTCGACTGATGTTGTGTTCGCCAAGCAATTGCTGTAAATCGCACACTCGTAGTTGATTTACCAATTCctgaaaatacaaaacacacacacacatacacgtgcgCGCATACACATATTAATTAAAGAAGAATCCCACACACCGGTTCAGGTTCGAATATTGTACAACGCGTGATAACTCGTCGCTTAAAGCTTATTGGAAGCTCAGCAAAAGGGACCTGATTTTGTGTCATTTGTTTGTCACTCAGCACGCTACTGTTTCTCTTTCGACACCCGGCGCGCAAGTGAGGGGCTGCCTGTTCCCTATTTGCATCAGGTCTTTGGTTGGATTCGCGTTTCCAGACACCGTGTGCGGTGTGTTCTGAGAATTGTACATACTCGCTAGCGGCAGAACCACCGGAACAATTCTCGTTCCTGGTCTGTGTCTCGCATTCCTGTTTCTCCACAGGTTTACACATCTACGCCACACGTGGGGCTTGAATTtctgaatatgaatatgaaaaaTACTTTATCCGCAAGCTGTACGGTCGTAGCCCCGCGTGCTACCCGTGCTAAATGCAGAAATGCTTATCCACCAAAACGAAACATGGTTTCAGGGGTATACACACCACACAATAGAAActagcgcacacacaaacacaccgagtGTGCTGTATGCGCtgacaaacactcacacacccgcacacatCTGCCGCCTTTCGCTGGCTGGGTTAAACGTGTGGTTTGATTTCTCTTGTAGTGGAattgaaaaagcaaaaaacgttTCGAAGATATTCGTGAAAACTATATTGGGATCACTTTTATAAGCATGTACACGCTGTGTAAGcatcaatgaaaaaaaatgtttctgtTCTACTCTGCAATCCTCCTCATGATATCCCttcatatttatttcattcactGCCACTTTCTACATCCTCCCCTTTAATATCACGGAGTTTTGCAGGATAGTTTTAGGGACGAGCAAAACTCTCCAGTACCAATTTTAAGCACAGCACTATTAGGCAGCACTTTTCCAGAACTAAAAAATAGCAGCCGTGGACAGGTAAACAACACATACTTATTTTACTCTACTGGGTGGAAGGCGTCCTATACAAATGATTAGTAGCAAAAAAGCGTCCTTTGCCGCCCAAAGTCGCGGGCAGATGATACTCAAGATCCTTGCCATCCACGGAATCGCGCACCAATATTGCACGGGATGTGGAAACCTGCCAGGACACATACCTTGAGCTCAGTAAATTCAGCGGCTTGCCGCGTCTTTCTCATCTTCTAGCGACTGCTGTAGTGGAATGTGCATGCGCGACGGAAGATAATTCCTCGAAGTTACATCGATTCAGATTCCGGCGAATCGCTTTTCGATTGATTTCTTTTCACTTGCAACTTGAAAACCACACAAATGAAGCGGAAAACTTCACAGAATTTCTCTGCACACTCACAAGACAGAACAATTACGCTCAgacatacacgcacgcacacatacccacacacatacacacactgtaATATGACATCTGGCAGTTGGAAAGGCAAACAAGGTATCTAAAgaagtgtatgtttttttttgtgctttctgTCCTTTTCTAATATGGTCTGTAGGTGAATATGctcgcggttttttttttgtgaggcCGCAAACTAGTGATGGACAAAACGGCTCCAAAGGTGGGCACGGCTCAGACTAGTTATTTGCGATTTTCGACCCGAACCTACCGGATTGCtccgtaagcgacccggagtcgttcgggtcgacccgaaagttACAAGAAGGTTCAGTAGGTGTAACGATTCCGTTAGGtaaaagaaagcataagcgactccgacccgttggtgcagtgAGTTCGAGTCGAGTCGGATCAATGCAGGTTCAATactcgacccgaactcgctgcaacaacgggtcggagtcgcttatactttctcgcacctactcatcccaagcgccacagattaagcttaaacgactggaaaattgaatatccatagaaaaaaaatgaaagctccacagcttcattggtttgatcaatagatggcgtacaactcatcattatattgctatccttttcttgcaatgtgtttcgacaagtttcatcttatcatgacctatatagccttttaactttctgagcaaaaacccatatgaatggtcgtgtggtcagatacgtgggtatcaacaccaacgaccattagggcttggtacttgtttcgacgcagcgtatcgcaacgcattgcgtgacgcacgctggtatctgttcgctgcgttctgcatggatatgtcaacacattttacaaagaaaaacatcaacaaacagcaataatgcctcttatttataggttctgatgtgattataatgttaaattacaactgtaaaatcatttccagttctgctcaaaacagtgcaaagcatgttttcgctttATTATTGCACATTGCATACTGACCCGCacacacctgttttgcagcaattacgaaattactttctctacatttattttgttttgttaataaaattatttagtagtCCAATTACACGTTCAATTGCgctcgaaacaatttaacgtgaaaaaatatcaattttcacCCGATATGATTGaaccattttgacagacgcatcacgacgtgcgtcgaaatagaaatttttctactctgacgctgcgtcgtgcgtcgttaacggatgcgtc contains:
- the LOC120897956 gene encoding E3 SUMO-protein ligase PIAS2 isoform X1, whose translation is MRKTRQAAEFTELKELVNQLRVCDLQQLLGEHNISRSGRKSDLVDRALNLVRQNVQVLKHRVRELHRKAQQEAQELLTSSTTSTSGSGAGDQSLLPQVVLQPVETNPLAVQSLLASGGHIAGGANNGTVVSHSTTTSARTGTAMYQQQYANAVQTDNRVGQVHANGSMAVPGYGDYPIHPDVQLKKLAFFDVMATLLKPATLVPSNTAQRVQEGSYFFHLTPQQANEIALNRDISNSAKIEHNVQVQLRFCLLETTCEQDDHFPPNIVLKVNNKLCPLPNPIPTNKPGVEPKRPPRPVNITAQVKLSPTVANHISVSWCTEYNRGYAVACYLVRKLSSAQLLQRLKTKGVKAADYTRALIKEKLNEDADCEIATTMLKVSLICPLGKMRMTTPCRSSTCSHLQCFDASLYLQMNERKPTWNCPVCDKPAVYNNLVIDGYFQEVLVSTKLSSEDTEIQLHKDGSWSTRVKLNDSDDGSPSKAVQKVEVISDDIEVITTDPPKPIVSQTSVISTNEPTSTTTSSETVDLTLSDSDDDAPAKRKKISARTNGTGSSNNPTSSSSSSSTSAAGSSSTSAGAVTRSKVNEDPSSSVIMLDSPSPPSTPNPPHNGSNDVSSTTTPSLAAFHYHQQQESPGGSGGSNEQMTNFQINPLALHR
- the LOC120897956 gene encoding E3 SUMO-protein ligase PIAS2 isoform X2 is translated as MTQNQELVNQLRVCDLQQLLGEHNISRSGRKSDLVDRALNLVRQNVQVLKHRVRELHRKAQQEAQELLTSSTTSTSGSGAGDQSLLPQVVLQPVETNPLAVQSLLASGGHIAGGANNGTVVSHSTTTSARTGTAMYQQQYANAVQTDNRVGQVHANGSMAVPGYGDYPIHPDVQLKKLAFFDVMATLLKPATLVPSNTAQRVQEGSYFFHLTPQQANEIALNRDISNSAKIEHNVQVQLRFCLLETTCEQDDHFPPNIVLKVNNKLCPLPNPIPTNKPGVEPKRPPRPVNITAQVKLSPTVANHISVSWCTEYNRGYAVACYLVRKLSSAQLLQRLKTKGVKAADYTRALIKEKLNEDADCEIATTMLKVSLICPLGKMRMTTPCRSSTCSHLQCFDASLYLQMNERKPTWNCPVCDKPAVYNNLVIDGYFQEVLVSTKLSSEDTEIQLHKDGSWSTRVKLNDSDDGSPSKAVQKVEVISDDIEVITTDPPKPIVSQTSVISTNEPTSTTTSSETVDLTLSDSDDDAPAKRKKISARTNGTGSSNNPTSSSSSSSTSAAGSSSTSAGAVTRSKVNEDPSSSVIMLDSPSPPSTPNPPHNGSNDVSSTTTPSLAAFHYHQQQESPGGSGGSNEQMTNFQINPLALHR
- the LOC120897956 gene encoding E3 SUMO-protein ligase PIAS2 isoform X3, which encodes MRKTRQAAEFTELKELVNQLRVCDLQQLLGEHNISRSGRKSDLVDRALNLVRQNVQVLKHRVRELHRKAQQEAQELLTSSTTSTSGSGAGDQSLLPQVVLQPVETNPLAVQSLLASGGHIAGGANNGTVVSHSTTTSARTGTAMYQQQYANAVQTDNRVGQVHANGSMAVPGYGDYPIHPDVQLKKLAFFDVMATLLKPATLVPSNTAQRVQEGSYFFHLTPQQANEIALNRDISNSAKIEHNVQVQLRFCLLETTCEQDDHFPPNIVLKVNNKLCPLPNPIPTNKPGVEPKRPPRPVNITAQVKLSPTVANHISVSWCTEYNRGYAVACYLVRKLSSAQLLQRLKTKGVKAADYTRALIKEKLNEDADCEIATTMLKVSLICPLGKMRMTTPCRSSTCSHLQCFDASLYLQMNERKPTWNCPVCDKPAVYNNLVIDGYFQEVLVSTKLSSEDTEIQLHKDGSWSTRVKLNDSDDGSPSKAVQKVEVISDDIEVITTDPPKPIVSQTSVISTNEPTSTTTSSETVDLTLSDSDDDAPAKRKKISARTNGTGSSNNPTSSSSSSSTSAAGSSSTSAGAVTRSKVNDKQQPVESESVVISEEIIDNDEENS